In Kitasatospora viridis, the following are encoded in one genomic region:
- a CDS encoding EF-Tu/IF-2/RF-3 family GTPase, whose amino-acid sequence MSDEAAETAVDEPFLMSIVNVHALPDGGVALMGRVERGSLKEGDDVEIVGAGKSRVVKCAGIQDDRTARDDRPEKAVAVRLREVAAKDIEAGQVLAKPGSFTARTTFKASVYVLSADEGGRDISINESYRPKFVIREQIIDGSIKLPVGIESATPGESTDLTATLDREIVLVEGLGFAFLHGPGVVARGAVTEVVS is encoded by the coding sequence ATGTCAGACGAGGCAGCCGAGACCGCGGTCGACGAGCCGTTCCTGATGTCCATCGTGAACGTCCACGCTCTCCCTGACGGTGGAGTCGCTCTGATGGGCCGCGTCGAACGCGGCAGCCTCAAGGAGGGGGACGACGTCGAGATCGTCGGCGCCGGCAAGTCCCGCGTGGTCAAGTGCGCGGGGATCCAGGACGACCGTACGGCGAGGGACGACCGGCCGGAGAAGGCCGTTGCCGTGCGGCTGCGTGAGGTGGCTGCGAAGGACATCGAAGCGGGTCAGGTCCTGGCCAAGCCGGGCAGCTTCACCGCACGCACCACCTTCAAGGCCAGTGTCTACGTGCTGAGCGCGGACGAAGGTGGTCGCGACATCTCCATCAACGAGAGCTACCGGCCCAAGTTCGTCATCCGCGAACAGATCATCGACGGATCCATCAAGCTGCCGGTCGGAATCGAAAGCGCAACGCCCGGCGAGAGCACCGATCTGACGGCCACTCTGGACCGCGAGATCGTCTTGGTGGAGGGCCTCGGCTTCGCGTTCCTGCACGGCCCGGGAGTCGTGGCGAGGGGAGCCGTCACCGAGGTCGTCTCGTAG
- a CDS encoding SDR family NAD(P)-dependent oxidoreductase, whose product MSPEHPSRPWDVHRLPSAAGKSFLVTGANAGIGYFVAEQLAATGAVVVLGCRDGEKAHAAMASIRSRVPGAQLRHLRLDLADLASVRTAADGLGLDCLDAVVHNAGVALDDPPRRTTEEGHELMFGVNHLGHVALTRALAPLLSAAPAARVVTVGSFAARSERLDPDDFQSARDYRPKRAYGRSKLAQMSFAFELDRRLRAHGSTVVSLVAHPGGALDSLTPPRAGVHAPTPGSRLRGAPAGLLLQGKDRGAWPIVRAVLDPRARGGQLWGPRAFGLRGTPQLELAKAHMTDPAIAAHLWYASCDGAGVEPDLALL is encoded by the coding sequence ATGTCTCCAGAGCACCCGAGCCGGCCGTGGGACGTCCACCGGCTGCCCTCCGCCGCCGGCAAGTCGTTCCTGGTCACCGGGGCCAACGCCGGGATCGGTTACTTCGTCGCGGAACAGCTCGCCGCAACCGGGGCTGTCGTGGTGCTCGGATGCCGGGACGGGGAGAAGGCGCACGCCGCGATGGCCTCGATCCGCTCGCGCGTGCCCGGCGCGCAGCTGCGTCATCTCCGGTTGGACCTCGCCGACTTGGCGTCGGTGCGCACCGCTGCGGACGGGCTCGGGCTGGACTGCCTCGACGCGGTGGTCCACAACGCCGGTGTCGCGCTCGACGATCCGCCGCGGCGCACGACGGAGGAGGGCCACGAGCTGATGTTCGGGGTCAACCACCTGGGCCACGTCGCGTTGACCCGGGCCCTGGCGCCCCTGCTGTCCGCGGCGCCCGCCGCCCGGGTCGTGACGGTGGGCAGCTTCGCGGCGCGCTCCGAGCGGCTGGACCCGGACGACTTCCAGTCGGCCCGCGACTACCGACCCAAGCGCGCCTACGGCCGCTCGAAGCTGGCGCAGATGTCCTTCGCCTTCGAGCTCGACCGCCGCCTGCGCGCCCACGGCAGCACCGTGGTCAGCCTGGTGGCCCACCCCGGCGGCGCGCTGGACTCGCTGACCCCGCCCCGCGCGGGGGTGCACGCCCCAACTCCCGGCAGCCGGTTGCGCGGTGCGCCCGCGGGGCTGCTGCTCCAGGGCAAGGACCGCGGGGCGTGGCCGATCGTCCGGGCCGTCCTGGACCCGCGGGCGCGCGGCGGTCAGCTGTGGGGCCCCAGGGCCTTCGGCCTGCGCGGCACACCGCAACTGGAGCTCGCCAAGGCCCACATGACCGACCCCGCCATTGCCGCGCACCTGTGGTACGCCAGTTGCGACGGGGCAGGCGTCGAGCCCGATCTGGCCCTCCTGTAG
- a CDS encoding WD40 repeat domain-containing serine/threonine protein kinase, producing MEPLGEADQLTIGSYRLVAELGRGGMGRVLLGVAPDGRLVAVKVVRPQFVEDDGFRTRFRREVEASRRVSGAYTAAVIDADADAPLPWLASVFVPGPSLADVVETTGPLPTEAVVRLAAGLAAALGGIHRAGLIHRDLKPSNVLLAADGPRVIDFGIARATDSEGGTEITHTGWLVGSPAFMSPEQADGRELSSSSDVFSLGAVLVQACTGRSPFAGTSTPQTLYKVVHAVPDLSAVPKELRGLVALCLSKNQALRPTPAVIASALGPLAPSVRPWPAAVHALIDEQYDAIARILELPEGEEKLAASDRGTAVLASGAANEELSTITALPGPEHAVPPPAEADPPANEEASRGPAPHRRPSRRTILLGALGVSAAAAAAVPLALSRTSGTPIAGGSGMPQPATSSPSTMASPSTSPTLSETPTTPSTPLEPTYKASPKWHTMISTLDFSPGGKFLAVGDWDSTVMLWNTPGLDLATNLGTSPPVPDAVISLTDVVKFSPDGSLLASVNHAATITLWDVASRAKAGTLQGDNVQNDGDGRLAFSPDGRTLAYGANSVITLWNVQNHSLVATITNNPVERPVLRNDDGNVEAMVFTQDGRTIIASTAQDLLRFWDVGSGTLTATVENAGDGVIALAISPDGKVLATASRGEVKVWNVATRQVVETLAFSQNPVCALAFSPDGGMLAAAEEYGYVQIWSTAAWNPLQGLNQATSLDPKPFMPGPLVFSPDSRFLVGNFNYSLALWKVG from the coding sequence ATGGAGCCATTGGGGGAGGCGGACCAGCTCACGATCGGTTCGTACCGGCTGGTGGCGGAGTTGGGGCGAGGCGGCATGGGGCGGGTCCTGCTGGGTGTCGCGCCGGACGGGCGGTTGGTCGCGGTTAAGGTCGTCCGCCCGCAGTTCGTGGAGGACGACGGATTCCGTACGCGCTTCCGCCGCGAAGTGGAAGCGTCCCGGCGGGTGTCCGGCGCGTACACGGCGGCCGTTATCGATGCGGACGCAGATGCGCCGCTTCCGTGGCTGGCGTCGGTGTTCGTCCCCGGCCCGTCCCTGGCCGATGTCGTCGAGACGACCGGCCCGTTGCCGACGGAGGCGGTCGTGCGCCTGGCTGCCGGACTGGCGGCCGCGCTCGGTGGGATCCATCGGGCTGGGCTCATCCACCGCGACCTCAAGCCGTCCAACGTTCTGCTCGCCGCCGACGGACCCCGGGTCATCGACTTCGGGATCGCCCGGGCCACGGACAGCGAGGGCGGCACCGAAATCACCCACACGGGCTGGCTTGTCGGTTCCCCCGCTTTCATGTCCCCGGAGCAAGCCGACGGGCGTGAACTCTCCTCGTCCAGCGACGTGTTCTCGCTCGGCGCGGTGCTCGTTCAGGCGTGTACCGGCCGCAGCCCGTTCGCCGGTACGTCCACGCCGCAGACGCTCTACAAGGTCGTCCATGCCGTACCCGACCTGTCCGCGGTCCCGAAGGAACTGCGCGGGCTCGTCGCCTTGTGCCTGTCCAAGAATCAGGCGTTGCGGCCCACACCCGCAGTGATCGCCAGTGCCCTCGGACCACTGGCTCCTTCCGTGCGGCCGTGGCCCGCCGCCGTGCACGCCCTGATCGACGAACAGTACGACGCCATCGCACGTATCCTCGAACTGCCAGAGGGTGAGGAGAAGTTGGCGGCGTCCGACAGGGGGACGGCTGTCCTGGCTTCGGGAGCCGCGAACGAGGAGCTATCGACCATAACGGCACTCCCTGGGCCGGAGCACGCCGTCCCGCCACCTGCCGAGGCGGATCCCCCGGCGAATGAGGAAGCCAGCAGAGGTCCGGCGCCGCACCGACGCCCGAGCCGGCGAACAATCCTACTTGGTGCACTCGGCGTGAGTGCCGCTGCGGCAGCTGCGGTGCCGCTCGCACTGAGCCGGACCTCGGGCACCCCGATCGCAGGCGGTTCAGGAATGCCCCAGCCGGCGACGTCCTCACCGTCGACCATGGCGAGTCCGAGCACGTCCCCGACCCTTTCGGAAACCCCGACGACGCCCAGCACGCCATTGGAGCCAACGTACAAGGCGTCCCCCAAGTGGCATACCATGATATCCACCCTGGATTTCAGCCCAGGCGGCAAATTCCTCGCGGTGGGCGATTGGGACAGCACCGTAATGCTGTGGAACACCCCTGGCCTGGACCTCGCGACCAACCTTGGGACCAGTCCTCCCGTGCCGGACGCCGTCATCAGCCTCACCGACGTGGTGAAGTTCAGCCCCGATGGCTCGCTGCTCGCCAGTGTCAACCACGCCGCGACGATCACGCTTTGGGACGTGGCATCCCGGGCGAAGGCTGGAACCCTCCAGGGCGACAACGTTCAGAATGACGGGGACGGGCGCCTCGCGTTCAGCCCGGACGGCAGGACCCTGGCGTACGGCGCCAACAGCGTGATTACCCTGTGGAATGTCCAGAACCACTCCTTGGTCGCCACCATAACCAACAATCCCGTCGAGCGGCCTGTGCTGCGTAACGACGATGGGAATGTGGAGGCCATGGTGTTCACCCAGGACGGCCGCACCATCATCGCCTCGACCGCCCAGGATTTGCTGCGCTTCTGGGACGTTGGCAGTGGCACGCTCACCGCGACGGTCGAGAATGCCGGGGACGGTGTGATCGCCCTCGCGATCAGTCCGGACGGCAAGGTCCTCGCCACCGCCTCCCGGGGCGAGGTGAAGGTGTGGAACGTCGCCACCCGTCAGGTGGTCGAGACCCTGGCCTTCTCTCAGAATCCGGTCTGCGCCCTCGCGTTCAGCCCGGACGGTGGCATGCTCGCCGCAGCCGAGGAGTACGGCTACGTCCAGATCTGGTCCACAGCTGCCTGGAATCCTCTCCAAGGATTGAACCAGGCGACCTCCCTTGATCCCAAACCCTTCATGCCGGGGCCCCTGGTCTTCAGCCCCGACAGCAGGTTCCTGGTTGGGAACTTCAACTACAGCCTGGCTCTCTGGAAGGTCGGTTGA
- a CDS encoding N-formylglutamate amidohydrolase codes for MSLGDPLFWPLGRRFEPEELVFYADRGRRSLGEALAEADLIVCTPHAGALVPAELAPFLDPGLTRRLQFDFTDVATSAVTRRWAELDRRVIVVENPHPRMVRDPNRPEPADLVATLGEAFARVAAAGPGQPVDLSGVDAVRPVMFNFLPLLTPPAGPAELARLADAFRSAAALGVEVYEHTRDQLVERLLERRLRGSDPGPRSCFVLSFHDTMNHTARPDGALCVERAPGDRVPSVVALSNRGDADGEPRGAEPVTMAPALLRSLADAHRAGFAVTEAAQVALNQPYLGSQEVTVFGARFRELADEASRAGATLGAVQAEFSRAYLLGEEATAHLMRPGVDWPAAPADPAVPAALADRIARDLHRSWDLFRAGLPGGRAASGR; via the coding sequence ATGTCGCTGGGTGATCCGCTGTTCTGGCCGCTGGGCCGCCGGTTCGAGCCGGAGGAGCTCGTCTTCTACGCCGATCGTGGGCGCCGGTCGCTCGGTGAGGCGCTGGCGGAGGCTGATCTGATCGTCTGCACCCCGCACGCCGGGGCGTTGGTTCCGGCGGAGTTGGCGCCGTTCCTCGATCCGGGGCTGACTCGGCGGTTGCAGTTCGACTTCACGGACGTGGCGACCAGTGCGGTCACCCGGCGGTGGGCGGAGCTCGACCGGCGGGTCATCGTGGTCGAGAACCCGCACCCGCGCATGGTCCGTGACCCCAACCGGCCCGAGCCCGCCGACCTGGTGGCGACCCTGGGCGAGGCGTTCGCGCGGGTCGCGGCGGCGGGGCCCGGGCAGCCGGTCGACCTGAGCGGGGTGGATGCGGTGCGGCCGGTGATGTTCAACTTCCTTCCGCTGCTCACCCCGCCGGCCGGGCCCGCCGAGTTGGCCCGGCTGGCCGATGCGTTCCGCAGTGCGGCCGCCCTCGGGGTGGAGGTCTACGAGCACACCCGGGACCAGCTGGTGGAGCGGCTGCTGGAGCGCAGGCTCCGGGGGTCCGATCCGGGGCCCCGGTCCTGCTTCGTGCTGTCGTTCCACGACACGATGAACCACACCGCCCGCCCGGACGGCGCGCTGTGCGTCGAGCGCGCGCCGGGCGACCGGGTGCCGAGCGTGGTCGCGCTCTCCAACCGGGGCGACGCCGACGGTGAGCCGCGCGGTGCGGAGCCGGTCACCATGGCCCCGGCGCTGCTGCGCTCGCTGGCCGACGCCCACCGCGCGGGCTTCGCGGTCACCGAAGCGGCCCAGGTCGCGCTGAACCAGCCCTACCTGGGCAGCCAGGAGGTCACCGTCTTCGGCGCCCGGTTCCGCGAGCTCGCTGACGAGGCGTCACGCGCGGGCGCCACCCTCGGTGCCGTGCAGGCCGAGTTCAGCCGCGCCTACCTGCTGGGGGAGGAGGCGACGGCGCACCTCATGCGGCCCGGCGTCGACTGGCCCGCCGCGCCGGCGGACCCGGCCGTGCCCGCCGCGTTGGCGGACCGGATCGCCCGGGACCTGCACCGCTCGTGGGACCTCTTTCGCGCGGGACTGCCCGGTGGCCGCGCGGCCTCTGGGCGGTAG
- a CDS encoding lipocalin/fatty-acid binding family protein, which yields MAGGAFTDFSGTYELVSSEGYEEYLESIKVDAATREVLAADPQTVEVRQEGDHYTFKSTVATKASVSQFTLGQEYVGDFGYGDDRQAKGIARRDGNRIILQRKAGTIETTAVYEISDEGFDVMLLGPNGVTAKRRYKRQP from the coding sequence ATGGCAGGCGGAGCTTTCACTGATTTCTCCGGCACGTACGAGCTGGTCAGCAGCGAGGGGTACGAGGAGTACCTGGAGTCGATCAAGGTCGACGCGGCGACCCGGGAGGTGCTGGCAGCGGACCCGCAGACCGTGGAGGTCCGCCAGGAAGGCGACCACTACACGTTCAAGAGCACCGTCGCCACCAAGGCGTCGGTCTCGCAGTTCACCCTCGGCCAGGAGTACGTCGGGGACTTCGGGTACGGCGACGACCGCCAGGCCAAGGGGATAGCCCGCCGCGACGGGAACCGCATCATCCTGCAGCGCAAGGCGGGCACCATCGAGACGACGGCCGTGTACGAGATCAGTGACGAGGGCTTCGACGTGATGCTCCTGGGCCCGAACGGCGTCACCGCCAAGCGGCGCTACAAGCGCCAGCCCTGA
- a CDS encoding DUF885 domain-containing protein, whose product MTPRQIADDYVDQVAAYDPLISTWLGVAPDDDRLPDLTPDGVDVGAALARQALARLDALPAPDREADPAELTCARLLRERLTAELRVHEAGEHFRAVRNMHTPVHQLRSLFTMMPTATEEDWVPVLGRLRKLPAALDGYRSTLAEGIARKLLAAPRHAEVLGEQLTTWTGGPAGGPGWFADFVAPAPQRLRPELDAAAAEATAALAGLRDWLRDTYRPAAEGTPDAVGRERYLVMARQYTGADLDLDETYAWAWEEFHRVWAELRTEAGRVLPDATVQQARAHLDEHGHTVQGAERIRAWLQGILEEAIEALDGSHFDITGPLRQVETRIAPPGSAASPYYSSPSLDFSRPGRTFLPLANGDAEERFRTWRLVSTWYHEGVPGHHLQLASWAAAAGQLSRYQVTLGKISANVEGWALYAERLMEELGFLTDPARRLGYLGKQMMRIVRVIIDIGLHLESTIPAASPFHPGERWTPELATAFMGEYVGLRSAHLNSEIIRYLGRPGQAIGYKLGERAWLAGREAARRRQGADFDLKRWHMRALRQGSLGLDDLESALAVL is encoded by the coding sequence ATGACCCCCCGACAGATCGCCGACGACTACGTGGACCAGGTCGCCGCCTACGATCCCCTCATCTCCACCTGGCTGGGCGTGGCGCCGGACGACGACCGGCTGCCCGACCTGACGCCGGACGGCGTCGACGTGGGCGCCGCGCTGGCCCGGCAGGCGCTGGCCCGGCTGGACGCGCTGCCCGCGCCGGACCGGGAGGCGGACCCGGCCGAGCTCACCTGCGCCCGGCTGCTGCGCGAGCGGCTGACGGCGGAGCTGCGGGTGCACGAGGCCGGCGAGCACTTCCGCGCCGTGCGGAACATGCACACCCCGGTGCACCAGCTCCGCAGCCTGTTCACCATGATGCCCACCGCCACCGAGGAGGACTGGGTGCCGGTCCTCGGCCGGCTGCGCAAGCTGCCCGCCGCGCTGGACGGCTACCGGTCCACCCTGGCCGAGGGCATCGCGCGCAAGCTGCTCGCCGCGCCCCGGCACGCCGAGGTGCTGGGCGAGCAGCTGACCACGTGGACCGGCGGACCGGCCGGCGGCCCCGGCTGGTTCGCCGACTTCGTGGCCCCGGCCCCGCAGCGGCTGCGCCCCGAGCTGGACGCGGCCGCCGCCGAGGCCACCGCCGCCCTGGCGGGGCTCCGGGACTGGCTGCGCGACACCTACCGGCCCGCCGCCGAGGGCACCCCGGACGCCGTCGGCCGCGAGCGCTACCTGGTGATGGCCCGTCAGTACACCGGCGCCGACCTGGACCTCGACGAGACCTACGCCTGGGCGTGGGAGGAGTTCCACCGCGTCTGGGCCGAGCTGCGCACCGAGGCGGGACGCGTGCTGCCGGACGCCACCGTCCAGCAGGCCCGGGCCCACCTGGACGAGCACGGCCACACCGTGCAGGGCGCCGAGCGGATCCGCGCCTGGCTCCAGGGCATCCTGGAGGAGGCGATCGAGGCGCTCGACGGCAGCCACTTCGACATCACCGGCCCGCTGCGCCAGGTCGAGACCCGGATCGCCCCGCCGGGCAGCGCGGCCTCGCCCTACTACAGCAGCCCGAGCCTGGACTTCAGCCGCCCCGGCCGCACCTTCCTGCCGCTGGCCAACGGCGACGCCGAGGAGCGCTTCCGGACCTGGCGGCTGGTCAGCACCTGGTACCACGAGGGCGTTCCGGGCCACCACCTGCAGCTCGCCTCCTGGGCGGCGGCCGCCGGCCAGCTCTCGCGCTACCAGGTCACCCTCGGCAAGATCAGCGCCAACGTGGAGGGCTGGGCGCTGTACGCGGAGCGGCTGATGGAGGAGCTCGGCTTCCTCACCGATCCGGCCCGCCGGCTCGGCTACCTCGGCAAGCAGATGATGCGGATCGTCCGGGTCATCATCGACATCGGCCTGCACCTGGAGAGCACCATCCCGGCCGCCTCCCCCTTCCACCCCGGCGAGCGCTGGACCCCGGAGCTGGCCACCGCGTTCATGGGCGAGTACGTGGGCCTGCGCTCCGCCCACCTGAACAGCGAGATCATCCGCTACCTCGGCCGCCCCGGCCAGGCCATCGGCTACAAGCTCGGCGAACGCGCCTGGCTGGCCGGCCGCGAGGCCGCCCGCCGCCGCCAGGGCGCCGACTTCGACCTCAAGCGCTGGCACATGCGGGCCCTGCGGCAGGGCTCGCTGGGGCTGGACGACCTGGAGTCGGCGCTGGCGGTGCTCTGA
- the aspA gene encoding aspartate ammonia-lyase — protein sequence MQPALQSPNSPAMRVEHDLLGEREVPADAYYGIHTLRAVENFPITGTRVSVYPELVAALACVKQAAAMANRDLELLADGKAAAIVAACEEIRAGRLHEQFVVDVIQGGAGTSTNMNANEVVANRALELLGHAKGEYPALHPLEDVNAGQSTNDVYPTAVKIALWFAAQGLLAAMAVLRDAFADKAAEFADVLKMGRTQLQDAVPMTLGQEFAAFAVMLEEDRSRLDEACALIREINLGGTAIGTGLNAHPAYAATACAHLGAITGIPLEVAGDLVEATQDAGAFVQLSGVLKRIAVKLSKTCNDLRLLSSGPRTGLGEINLPAVQAGSSIMPGKVNPVVPEVVNQIAFEVIGNDLTVTFAAEAGQLQLNAFEPIIAHSLLKSLTHLRAGCLTLAERCVTGITANRDHLAHLVGRSIGLVTALNPHIGYENATSIAQEALTTGVSVHDLVLARGLLTQAQLGEILHPDNLARPHSAAGARH from the coding sequence ATGCAGCCCGCCCTCCAGTCGCCGAACTCCCCCGCGATGCGCGTCGAGCACGACCTGCTCGGCGAGCGGGAGGTCCCGGCCGACGCGTACTACGGCATCCACACCCTCCGGGCGGTGGAGAACTTCCCGATCACCGGGACCCGGGTGTCGGTGTACCCGGAGCTGGTGGCCGCGCTGGCCTGCGTCAAGCAGGCGGCGGCGATGGCCAACCGCGACCTGGAGCTGCTCGCGGACGGCAAGGCGGCGGCGATCGTGGCGGCCTGCGAGGAGATCAGGGCCGGCCGGCTGCACGAGCAGTTCGTGGTGGACGTGATCCAGGGCGGCGCGGGCACCTCCACCAACATGAACGCCAACGAGGTGGTCGCCAACCGCGCCCTGGAGCTGCTCGGGCACGCCAAGGGCGAGTACCCCGCGCTCCACCCGCTGGAGGACGTCAACGCCGGGCAGAGCACCAACGACGTCTACCCGACCGCCGTCAAGATCGCCCTGTGGTTCGCGGCCCAGGGCCTGCTGGCGGCCATGGCGGTGCTGCGCGACGCCTTCGCCGACAAGGCGGCCGAGTTCGCCGACGTGCTGAAGATGGGCCGCACCCAGCTCCAGGACGCCGTGCCGATGACGCTCGGTCAGGAGTTCGCCGCCTTCGCGGTGATGCTGGAGGAGGACCGCAGCCGGCTCGACGAGGCCTGCGCGCTGATCCGCGAGATCAACCTCGGCGGCACCGCCATCGGCACCGGGCTCAACGCCCACCCCGCCTACGCGGCCACCGCCTGCGCCCACCTGGGCGCGATCACCGGCATACCGCTGGAGGTCGCGGGCGACCTGGTCGAGGCGACGCAGGACGCCGGCGCGTTCGTCCAGCTCTCCGGCGTGCTCAAGCGGATCGCCGTCAAGCTCTCCAAGACCTGCAACGACCTGCGGCTGCTCTCCTCCGGCCCGCGCACCGGCCTGGGCGAGATCAACCTGCCCGCCGTGCAGGCGGGTTCGAGCATCATGCCGGGCAAGGTCAACCCGGTGGTCCCCGAGGTGGTCAACCAGATCGCCTTCGAGGTGATCGGCAACGACCTCACCGTCACCTTCGCGGCGGAGGCCGGCCAGCTCCAGCTCAACGCCTTCGAGCCGATCATCGCGCACAGCCTGCTGAAGAGCCTGACCCACCTGCGGGCCGGCTGCCTGACCCTGGCCGAGCGCTGCGTCACCGGCATCACCGCCAACCGCGACCACCTCGCCCACCTGGTCGGGCGCTCCATCGGCCTGGTCACCGCGCTCAACCCGCACATCGGCTACGAGAACGCCACCAGCATCGCGCAGGAGGCGCTGACCACCGGAGTCTCCGTCCACGACCTCGTGCTCGCGCGCGGCCTGCTCACCCAGGCGCAGCTCGGTGAGATCCTGCACCCCGACAACCTCGCCCGCCCGCACAGCGCCGCCGGTGCCCGTCACTGA
- a CDS encoding Lrp/AsnC family transcriptional regulator → MDPIDRSILRELQNDGRLTNQELAQRVGLTASPCLRRVRQLEQDGVIEGYRAVVNPQAIGRSFEVLVSIERDTRSVAEFEEALLAIPDVVEAYRLMGSPGCLVRVAVADLAAYEKLWTERLTRLPGATAVNSQIIMKPIKQRDGLPVDH, encoded by the coding sequence ATGGATCCGATCGACAGAAGCATCTTGCGCGAGCTCCAGAACGACGGCCGGCTCACCAACCAGGAGCTCGCCCAACGGGTGGGCCTGACAGCCTCGCCGTGCCTGCGGCGGGTGCGCCAGCTGGAGCAGGACGGCGTGATCGAGGGCTACCGAGCGGTCGTCAATCCGCAGGCGATCGGCCGCAGTTTCGAGGTCCTGGTCTCGATCGAGCGCGACACCAGGTCGGTCGCCGAGTTCGAGGAGGCCCTCCTCGCGATCCCCGACGTGGTGGAGGCCTACCGCCTGATGGGCAGCCCCGGCTGCCTGGTCCGGGTCGCGGTCGCCGACCTGGCCGCGTACGAGAAGCTGTGGACCGAACGGCTGACCAGGCTGCCGGGCGCCACCGCCGTCAACTCACAGATCATCATGAAACCGATCAAACAACGGGACGGTCTGCCCGTGGACCACTGA